The following is a genomic window from Rhizobium sp. NRK18.
AAACTTCCTTCCCTCGCAAGTCTTTCAAAGATTGGAGCTTGAGGCATGTTGCGTAGCCTTGACTTTATGTTGATCGCGATCATGGCCGGAATGGCGGCGGTGACCTATTCGGTCCGCCACCAGACGGACCAGAAAGTCGACAAGGTCCACGAACTCGAGACGAAGATAAAGCAGGAGAAGGACACCATCGACCTTCTGAAGGCGGACTGGGCGCTGCTGACGCAGCCGACCCGACTGGAGGCGCTGGCCAACACCTATGTCGATCAGCTGCACCTGGAACAGACGAAGCCGGAACAGATCGTCCAGCCGAACGAGCTGCCGCGCATCCGCGAAGATGCGCCCCAGACTGCTGAGGGTGAAAAGAGCCCCGTCGATGCTATCGCAACCGGATCGGTGAAACGCTGATGTCCTTCCTCTCGCGCGTGATGACCCTCAAGAGCCGTGCCCATGTTTCGACCGGCCAGCGCGGCCGCTCCGTCGACAGCAGTTTCGACGGCGCCGTCAAGATGCGAAGCCAGCTGGCGCGCAACCGGCTGATCATCATCGTGGCAGGCTTCGTCGCCGTCTACGGCGTCGTCGGCGCCCGCCTTGTGCAATACGGAATGACGCCGTCGGAAACCGTGTCGTCGATCGGTCCGGCCGATCAGCTGATGGCGTCGCGCCCCGACATCCTCGACCGCAACGGCGAGGTGCTGGCGACCGACATCCGTACCGTTTCGCTCTATGCCGAGCCGAACAAGATCGTCGATCCGGACGAAGCCGTCGAACTGCTTTCGACCGTTCTGCCGGACCTCGACATCAAGAAGACCTATGAAAAGCTTTCGTCGAAAACCTATTTCCAGTGGCTGCGCCGGCAGCTGACGCCGAAGCAGCAGAGCCAGATCCTGTCGCTTGGCATTCCTGGCATCGGCTTCCGTCCCGAGAAGCGCCGCTTCTATCCCGGAGGCCCCGTCGCCGCGCATATCCTCGGTCTCGTCAACATCGACAACCGCGGCATTGCCGGCATGGAGAAGTATATCGACGGCCAGGGGCTCGGCGCGCTTGCCGCCGCCGGCCTGACCTCCAACGCTCCGCTTGAACCCGTCCGCCTGTCCATCGATCTGCGCGTCCAGTCGATCCTGCACGACGTGCTGGTAGACGCGAAAGAAGGTTACGAGGCCATTGCGGCCGGCGGTGTCGTTCTTAATGCCAAGACCGGCGAAGTCCTGGCTATGGCTTCCATCCCGGATTTCGATCCGAACAATCCCTACAACGCCCTCGAAAAGGACCGGCTGAACCGCATGTCGGCTGGCGTCTACGAAATGGGTTCGACGTTCAAGACGTTTACCATTGCCATGGGTCTTGATTCCGGACTCGTGAAGATGTCGGACATGTTCGATGCGTCGAAGCCGCTCTACATTGGTGGTTTTGCCATCCACGACTACCATAATCTTGGCCGAGCGCTGTCGGTGAAGGATGTGTTCGTGCACTCCTCCAACGTCGGATCCGCGCGCATGGCAGACGTGGTCGGGATTGACGGCCACAAGGAATTCCTGACGCGGCTGGGCTTGCTCAGCCGAATGGACACCGAATTGCCGGAAGTGGCGACGCCCACCCAACCGAAGGTCTGGAAGAAGATCAACTCCATGACGATCGCCTTCGGCCACGGCGTTGCGACGACGCCGTTGCAGACCGCGGTTGCCGGCGCGGCGATCATGAATGGCGGCAAGCTCATTGAACCGACGTTCCTGCCGCGTACTGAGGCACAGGCCGACGAAGTGGCCACACAGGTCTTGAAGCCCACGACCGTTGCCAACATGCGTTACCTGTTCCGTGCCAATGCCGTTCTCGGCTCCGGTAAGCGGGCCAACATTACCGGTTTCGATGTCGGCGGCAAAACCGGCACGGCCGACAAGGTCATCAATGGACGCTATTCCAGCAAGCATAACTTCAACGCATTCCTCGCCGCGTTTCCGATTGACGATCCGCAATATGTGGTTCTCACCTTCATCGACGACCCGAAGACAGGCGCGCGCGGCGATAATACTGCGGCATCGACGGCATCCCCCATGGTCGGCGAAATCATCCGCCGCGCGGCGCCTCTCCTTGGCGTTCAGCCGAAATTCGGACCCGATGGCGAAGCCTTGCTTGTGTCTTATTGATTATGGATGAATGAGCCCGGCGGGCGAGTCGCGGGGACGCAGCCCGAACAAAGCGTGGGACAAGACGTCATATGAAACTGCGGGACCTGGCCGGAAACGGCTTTCCGGAAATCGATGCGAAACTGCGTGGCGCGGAGGGTGACCTTGCCGTCACTGGTCTTTCTTCCGACAGCCGCAAGGTCTCTCCCGGCATGCTGTTCGTGGCACTCGCCGGCACCAAGGCGGATGGCGCGACCTTTGCAGCCGATGCCGAAAAGAACGGCGCGGTCGCCATCGTTTCCGGCGTGGATATCCCCGGTCTTTCCGTTCCGATCCTCGTCGTCTTCGAACCGCGCAGGTTCCTGGCAATCGCCGCCGCCAATTTCTTCGGGGCGCAGCCCGAGACCATGATCGCCGTCACGGGAACCGCCGGGAAGACGTCGGTCGCCTCCTTCACCCGGCAGATCTGGACAGCCGCGGGCCTGTCTTCGGCATCGATCGGAACCACCGGGGTCGTGGCGCCCGGCCGCAACGAATACGGCTCTCTGACGACGCCCGATCCGGTTGCCTTACATCACATCCTTTCAGAACTGGCCGATGCCGGCGTTACCCATGCGGCAATGGAAGCCTCCAGCCACGGTCTCGATCAGTGCCGTCTCGACGGCGTCAAGCTGGCAGCGGCGGCCTTCACCAATCTCGGCCGCGACCACATGGACTACCATCCGACCGTCGAAGACTACATGGATGCCAAGATGCGGCTGTTCCGCGTGCTGCTGCCAAAAGGATCGCCGGCGGTCATCTACGCCGACGATGCGTGGTCGGAAAAGGCGATTGCCGTGGCGCGTGAGGCCGGACACGAGGTCCTGACCGTCGGGCGCAAGGGCAATTTCCTGTCGCTGAAGCGCGTCGAGCATTTCCGCCACAAGCAGGTCGCCGAGATCCATCACGGCGACGACATCTATGAAGTCGATATTCCGCTGGCCGGCGATTTTCAGGTGGCCAATGCGCTCGTTTCCGCCGGATTGGCGATCGCAACCGGCGTCGCTCCGAAGGTCGCCATGCGGGCGCTGGAAAAGCTCGAGGGCGCTGCCGGGCGGCTGGAACTGGTCGGCCACACGAAGGACGGCGCGCTCGCCTATGTGGACTACGCCCACAAGCCGGATGCGCTGGAAAACGTGCTCTCGTCCGTTCGTCCGTTCACGACCGGCAAGGTTGTCGTCGTGTTCGGCTGTGGCGGCGATCGGGACAAGGGCAAGCGGCCGATCATGGGCGAGATCGCCGGACGGCTGGCCGATGTCGTGATCGTCACCGACGACAATCCGCGCTCCGAAGTGCCGCAGACGATCCGGAGCGAGATCATGGCCGCCGTGCCCTCGGCAACAGAAATCGCCGATCGCGGCGAGGCGATCCGCCATGCCGTCGCTATGCTCGGCGCGGGCGACACGCTGATCGTGGCCGGCAAGGGACACGAGGAAGGGCAGACGGCAAACGGCGTCACGGTGCCATTCTCCGACCACAAGGAAATTCTCAAGGCATTGGAAGGTTTGAAAGCTTGAGCCATCTCTGGACCATCTCCGACATGATGAAGGCCATGACCGGGCGTCCTATCGGGCATTTGCCCGAGGGGATTTCCGGCATTTCGATCGACAGCCGTTCGATCGGGCCCGGAGAGGCCTTCTTCGCCATCAAGGGTGACCGCGTCGATGGGCACGACTTTGCGACGAAGGCGGTTGCCGGCGGCGCGGCGCTACTGGTGGTCTCGGAGGGCAAGCTTCCGGCGCTCGGACGCCTGACCGCGCCGATGATCGTCGTCGATGACGTTCTGGCGGCGCTCTGCCGTCTGGCTGTGGCGGCCCGCGCCCGCACCGCAGCAAGGATCATCGGTGTCACCGGTTCCGTCGGCAAGACGACCACGAAGGAGATGCTGCGTCACACGCTCGCGCCGTCCGGCCGTGTGCATGCCGCCGTCGCCTCGTTCAACAATCACTGGGGCGTGCCGCTGACGCTTGCCCGCATGCCGGCCGACACCGAATACGGTGTCTTCGAGATCGGCATGAACCACCCGAACGAGATCCGCCCGCTGGTGAAGATGGTGCGGCCGCATGTGGCGATCATCACGACGATCGCCGCCGCGCATCTCGGCAACTTCTCCGGCCTGGAGGAGATCGCCGCCGCCAAGGCGGAGATCTTCGAAGGTGTCGAACCCAACGGCCACGCCATCCTCAACCGCGACAACGCCCAGTTCGATTTCCTGGATGACGCGGCGCTTGCCGCGGGCGTGGCGCATATCCATACCTTCGGCCAGCATGCCAAGGCCGACTATCGTCTTGTGGAATACGAAGGCGATGGCGAAAGCGGTCTCGTGGTGGCCGAGATCGACGGCCAGATGCGCGATGTCGTCATCGGAGCCGCCGGCCGGCACGTCGCCGAAAACGCCATGGCGGTTCTCGGCGCGGTCAAGCTCGCCGGTGCCGATCTCGACGCGGCGATCGCCGCCCTCGGTGCGCTGTCGCCGGTCAAGGGGCGCGGCGAGCGCCACAGCCTTGCGATTGCCGGCGGCACGTTCACGCTGATCGACGAGAGCTACAACGCCAATCCGGCCTCCATGCGGGCGGCCATCGCGCTTTTGGCCTCGTCGAAACCGACGGGTGAGGGGCGGAGGATCGCCGTCCTCGGCGACATGCGCGAAATGGGCGCGTTCTCCCATGATGTCCACGCCGAGCTCGCCACGCCGCTGCTCGCTGCGGGAATTTCCGATGTCTGGCTCGCAGGGCCGGACATGGCGGCGCTGAGAGACGCGCTGCCGTCCAACGTGCAAGTAGAATACCGGGAAAAAACTGAGGATCTGGCGGAATTCGTCGTCGGATCCATCCGTCCTGGCGATGTGCTTATGGTAAAATCGTCGCTTGGCACCGGATTCGGCAAGATTGTGTCCGCGCTCCTTGACAATTACTCCGCGTTTTCCGACACGGGCGGCAACGCATGACCTCTTTCTGAAAGGTTTCTTATGCTTCTCTGGCTCGTGGACTTTGCGGATCACCTGCAATTCTTCAATCTCTTCCGCTACATTACCTTCCGCACCGGCGCCGCCGTCTTCACCTCGGCGATGATCGTCTTCCTGTTCGGGCCGAGCATCATTTCCTCCCTGCGCATCCGGCAGGGCAAGGGGCAGCCGATCCGTGCCGACGGGCCGCAGACCCATTTCAAGAAGGCCGGCACGCCGACCATGGGCGGTCTCATGATTCTGGCTGGCATCATCGGTTCGTCGATGCTGTGGGCGGATCTGTCCAACATCTACGTGGTCGCAACGCTGCTGGTCACCCTCGGCTTCGGCGCCATCGGCTTCTATGATGACTACCTGAAGGTGACGAAGCAGACGGAGAAGGGCTTTTCGGCGCGCGCGCGTCTCGGCATCGAGTTCGTGATCGCCGCCATCGCCGTCCTGGCGATGATGCTGATGTCGGAGCACAGCGAGCCGAACGGCGCGAAGCTTGCGACCTCGATCGCGTTTCCGTTCTTCAAGGATTTCGTCCTCGATATCGGCTGGTTCTTCATCCTGTTCGGCGGGTTCGTCGTCGTCGGTGCCGGCAATGCCGTCAACTTCACCGACGGCCTCGACGGCCTGGCCATCGTGCCGGTGATCATTGCCGCCGCCTCCTTCGGCGCGATCTCCTATCTTGCCGGCAATGCCGTCTTCGCCAACTATCTCCAGATCAATTTCGTGCCCGGCACGGGTGAGCTGGCGGTGGTGCTCGGCGCGGTCATCGGCGCGGGCATGGGCTTCCTGTGGTTCAATGCGCCGCCGGCGGCCATCTTCATGGGCGACACCGGTTCGCTGGCGCTCGGCGGCCTCATCGGCACCGTCGCCGTTGCCACCAAGCACGAGATCGTCATGGCCATCATCGGCGGCCTGTTCGTCATGGAAACGCTGTCGGTCATCATCCAGGTCGGCTATTTCAAGATGACCGGCAAGCGCGTCTTCCTGATGGCGCCGATCCATCATCATTTCGAAAAGCTCGGCTGGACAGAAAGCCAGGTGGTCATCCGCTTCTGGATCATCGCCATGGCGCTCGCCATGCTCGGCCTCTCGACCCTCAAGATCCGTTGAGGGCGCGATGATCCCGGTCAATTCCTTCAAGGGCAGGACGGTTGCTCTCTTCGGGCTCGGCGGTTCCGGTCTTGCGACGGCGAAAGCGCTGGTCGACGGCGGTGCAGATGTCATCGCCTGGGACGACAACCCGGCAAGCGTCGAGAGGGCAGACAAGGCCGGCGTTCCGACTGCCGATCTGCGCGGCATCGACTGGTCTTCGGTCGCCTCCTTCGTTCTTTCTCCCGGCGTTCCGCTGACGCATCCGAAGCCGCACTGGACCGTCGACCTTGCCCGGGCGGCGGGCGTCGAAATCATCGGCGACGTCGAACTCTTCGTTCGCGAACGGCGCGCCCTTGCGCCGAACTGCCCGCTGATCGCCATCACCGGCACCAACGGCAAGTCGACGACGACGGCGCTGATCGCCCATATCCTGAAAGCGAGCGGGCGCGACACCCAGCTTGGCGGCAATATCGGCACGGCCGTGCTGACGCTCGATCCGCCGAAGGACGGCCGGTTCTTCGTCGTCGAATGCTCGTCCTACCAGATCGACCTTGCTCCGACGCTCGATCCGACCGCCGGCGTGCTTCTCAACCTGACGCCGGATCATCTCGACCGGCATGGCACGATGCAGCATTATGCCGACATCAAGGAACGGCTGGTCGCCGGCAGCAGGACGGCCGTCGTCGGCGTCGACGACAGCTACTGCGTGATGATCGCCGACCGCATCGAGCGTGCCGGCGTGACCGTCAGGCGCATTTCCAGCCGGCAGGTGCTGGCGGATGGCTATTATCTCGACAAGGGCGGGATCGTCGAAGCTGATAGTGGCGCGACGCACAAGGTGGCAGACCTCTCCGCCATCCAGACGCTGCGCGGCGCCCACAATGCGCAGAATGCGGCCGCCGCGATTGCCGCCTGCCGGGCGGTCGGCGTCTCCGAAGAGGAGATCGTCGCCGGCCTCAATTCCTTCCCCGGCCTCAAGCACCGGATGCAGCCGGTCGGCCGACGTGGCGACGTCGTCTTCGTCAATGATTCCAAGGCCACCAATGCCGATGCGGCGGCGCCGGCATTGTCGAGCTTCGACCGCATCTACTGGATTGCCGGCGGACTGCCGAAAGAGGGGGGGATTACCAGTCTCACGGGCTTCTTCCCGAAGATCGCCAGGGCGTATCTGATCGGCGAAGCGGCGCCGGCCTTTGCCGCGACGCTCGGCGAGGCTGTGCCCTATGAAATTTCCGGCACGCTGGAAAAGGCGGTCGCGCATGCGGCCAAGGATGCCGAAAAAGATGGAAATGGGCCCGTAGCGGTCATTTTATCCCCGGCTTGCGCAAGCTTCGACCAGTATAAGAACTTCGAAGTGCGCGGTGACGCCTTTGTCGGGCATGTCAGGGCACTCGATGGCGTGGCGATGCTGATCGATCAGGAAACGGGAGCAAATTGACATGGTGATGAGCCGAGCGAAGCGCGGGCCGGTCGCCGACTGGTTCTGGACCATAGACCGATATCTCCTGGCAGTGTTCGTGCTGCTGATGGGGATCGGCATGATGATGTCGTTCGCGGCATCGCCGGCGGTGGCCGAGCGGCTGCGCTATGACAGCTTCCATTTCGTCATCCGCCATGCGGTCTTCCTGGTTCCGTCGATCGCGGTGATGATCGGGCTGTCGTTCCTGACGCCGCGGCAGGTGCGTCGCACCGCGCTGATCATGCTGGTGGCGGCGATCGCACTGATGCTGATCGCGCTGTTCTTCGGCGTCGAGGTCAAGGGCTCGCGGCGCTGGATCAATATCGGCTCGTTCTCGCTGCAGCCGTCCGAATTCATGAAGCCTGCCTTCATCGTCATCTGTGCCTGGCTGTTTTCCGAACATGCCCGCCAGCCGGAGATTCCGGGCAATTTCTTCGCCATGATCCTGTTCGTCATCGTCGCGGCATTGCTCGTCGCCCAGCCGGACCTTGGCCAGACGATCCTGACCAGTCTCGTATGGAGCGGCATGTTCTTCATGGCCGGCGTTCCGTGGCTGTGGATCGGCGTTCTCGGCGGTCTCGGCGTTGTCGGCTTCATGACGGCCTATTACATGCTGCCGCACGTGACGGGGCGCGTCGACCGGTTCCTGACCGGCGAGGGCGACACGTTCCAGGTGGATGCGGCGCGCGATGCGATCATGCGCGGCGGCTTTCTCGGCCAGGGGCCGGGCGAGGGCACCGTCAAGCGGATCATTCCCGACAGCCATACCGACTTCATCTTTGCGGTGATGGCCGAAGAGTTCGGCATCATCTTCTGCATGTTCATCGTTTTGATCTTCGCCTTCATCGTCATGCGCGGCCTGTCGCATGCGCTGAAGGAGAAGAACGACTTCCAGCGGTTTGCGATTGCCGGCCTGGTGCTGCAGCTCGGCATCCAGTCGATGATCAACATCGGCGTCAATCTCGAACTGCTGCCGGCCAAGGGCATGACGCTGCCCTTCATTTCCTACGGCGGATCGTCGATGGTGGCGATCGCGGTGACGGCCGGCTTCATCCTGGCGCTGACCCGCTACCGGCCCGAACGGCGGGCGCAGGAGCGCAGCATGTTTCGCGTCCAGGAAAGCGTAGCAGCGGAGTAATCGATGACGGGTTCAAAAGGTATCGTCATGCTGGCCGCCGGCGGGACCGGCGGTCATCTGTTTCCGGCCGAAGCGCTGGCGCACACGCTGAAGGCGCGTGGCTACAGCGTCCATCTGGTCACCGACAGCCGCGCCGAACGCTATGCCGGCAAGTTCCCCGCCGACGAGTTGCATGTGGTGCCGTCGGCGACGATCGCCTCGAAGAACCCGGCTTCCGTCGCCAAATCCCTGCTGACGCTGTGGACCGGATACCGCACGGCCAAGCGCATGGTCCTTTCGGTCAAGCCGAAGGTGGTCGTCGGTTTCGGCGGCTATCCGACAGTCCCGCCGCTTCTGGCTGCGACCGCGCTGCATGTGCCGTCGATGATCCATGAGCAGAACGCCGTGATGGGTCGGGCCAACAAGGCGCTTGCCGCCCGCGTCCAGGCGATCGCCGGCGGGTTTCTGCCCGAGCAGGGCGGCACGTTCTCGGAGAAGACGGTGACGACCGGCAATCCCGTTCGTCCGGCCGTCATCGCGGCGTCCGAGATCCCCTATGCTGCTTCGGGCGAAGGCCAGCCCTTCCATCTCGTCGTCTTCGGCGGCAGCCAGGGCGCCCAGTATTTCTCGCAGGCGCTGCCTGCCGCCGTCGAACAGTTGCCGGACGCACTGAGGGCGCGTTTGAAGATCACCCAGCAGGCCCGGCCCGAGGACAAGGATGCGGTCATCGCGGCCTATGCCGGCCTTGGCGTTCCGGCCGACGTCTCGCCCTTCTTCACCGACATGGCGGAGCGCATTGCCTCGGCGCAGATGCTGATCTGCCGTTCCGGCGCGTCGACCGTCTCGGAAATCTCGGTCATCGGCCGTCCGGCCATCCTCGTGCCCTATCCGCATGCGCTTGACCACGACCAGTCGGCCAATGCGGCGGCGCTCGCGGCCAAGGGCGGCGCGGAGGTGATCCAGCAGCGCGATCTGTCGCCGGAGCGCCTGTCGGGCATGATTGCCGACTGGATGAACGACCCCGAAAGGCTTGCCGAAATGGCGCTGGCCGCGAAAGGGACGGGGAAGCCGAACGCTGCGGACTTGCTTGCCGATATGGTTGAAGCTATTGCCGACAGGCAGGGCGTACAGAAATTCAAGGGAGCAGTCGCATGAAAATGCCGCAGGCCATCGGCCTCGTACACTTCGTCGGCATCGGTGGCATCGGCATGAGCGGCATTGCCGAAGTGTTGCACAATCTCGGCCACAAGGTTCAGGGGTCCGACCAGAACGACAGCGCCAACGTGCAGCGTCTGCGTGACAAGGGCATCGAAGTGTTCATCGGCCACAAGGCGGAGAACCTCGGCGATGCCGAAGTCGTGGTCGTTTCGACCGCCATCAAGAAGAACAATCCGGAGCTCATCGCCGCGCGCGAGAAATCGCTGCCGATCGTCCGCCGGGCGGAGATGCTGGCCGAGCTGATGCGTTTCCGCAATGCGATCGCCATTGGCGGCACTCACGGCAAGACGACGACGACTTCGATGGTCGCCACGCTTCTCGAAGCCGGCAACCTCGATCCGACCGTCATCAATGGCGGTATCATCAACGCCTACGGCACCAATGCGCGCATGGGCGAGGGCGAGTGGATGGTGGTGGAGGCCGACGAGAGCGACGGCACCTTCCTGAAACTTCCGGCCGATGTCGCCGTCGTGACCAACATCGATCCCGAGCATCTTGACCATTACGGATCCTTCGATGCCGTGCGCGCCGCCTTCCGGCAGTTCGTCGAGAACGTGCCTTTCTACGGTTTCGGCGTCATGTGTCTGGATCATCCGGAAGTGCAGGCGCTGGTCGCCCGCATCGAAGACCGCAAGGTCATCACCTATGGTGAAAACCCGCAGGCCGACGTGCGCTTCATGAACGTGCGCACCGAAGGCGCGCGTGCGATCTTCGACGTGGTCATCCGTCGTCGGCGCACGGGACGCATCTTCGAATTCAAGGATCTTGTCCTGCCCATGCCCGGGCGGCACAACGTGTCGAACGCCACGGCTGCGATTGCCGTTGCCAACCGGCTCGGCATTTCGGAAGAGGACATCAAGAAGGGGCTCGCCTCCTTCGGCGGCGTCAAGCGGCGCTTTACGCCTGTGGGCGAATGGAACGGCGTTCACATCTTCGACGACTACGGCCATCACCCGGTCGAGATCAAGGCGGTCCTGCGCGCCGCGCGCGATGCATGCCCCAACCGAATCATCGCCATCCACCAGCCGCATCGCTATTCTCGCCTGTCGAGCCTGTTCGATGATTTTTCGGCCTGTTTCAACGATGCCGACAGCATCCTGATCGCGCCGGTCTATGCGGCCGGCGAGGATCCGATCGAGGGTGCCGACGGCGAAGCGCTGGTCTCGGCGATCCGTGCCGGCGGGCACCGCGATGCGCGTTACGTTGCGACGCCGGCGGACATCGCCCCGATCGTCGCCGAGCTTGCCCGGCCGGGCGACTACGTCGTATTTCTGGGGGCAGGAAGCATTACATACTGGGCAGCGGCGCTCGAAGGCGAACTGGCTGCTCTTCCCGGAGCTGGTGAATGAAGACTGTAGATGGTGAAAAGCTGCTCGCCTCGCTTGGCGACAGCGTGAATGGGTTGAAGGGCAGGCTGACGCCGAATGCGCCGATGGACCGCGTGACCTGGTTCCGTGCCGGCGGCTTTGCCGAACTGATGTTCCAGCCGCATGATGTCGAAGATCTCTCGGCGTTTCTGAAGAGCCTTTCGGATGACGTGCCGGTGACGATCATCGGCGTGGGGTCGAACCTTCTGGTGCGCGACGGCGGCATTCCGGGCGTTGTCATCCGGCTGTCTGCGAAGGGGTTCGGATCGGTGGATCTCGCCGGCGACAACCGCATCCGTGCCGGCGCAATCTGCCCGGACAAGAACATCGCCGCCATGGCGCTCGACAATGGCATTGGCGGCTTTGCGTTCTATTACGGTATTCCTGGCGCAATCGGCGGTGCCGTGCGCATGAATGCCGGCGCCAATGGCTCGGAAACGCGCGAGCGTCTGGTCGAGGTCGAAGCCGTCGACCGCAAGGGCAATCCGGTCCGGCTTACCAATGCCGACATGGGCTACAGCTACCGCCACTCGGAAGCGCCGGCCGACCTGATCTTCACGTTTGCGACCTTCGAGGGCTATGCGGAAGACAAGGCGAAGATTCGCGCCGACATGGACGCCGTTCGCGAGCATCGCGAAACCGTACAGCCGGTTCGCGAAAAGACCGGCGGCTCGACGTTCAAGAACCCGCCCGGCCATTCCGCCTGGAAACTGATCGACGAGGCGGGCTGCCGCGGTCTCGTTTATGGCGGCGCGCAGATGTCGTCGCTGCACTGCAATTTCATGATCAATACGGGGCAGGCGACCGCCTACGATCTCGAAAGCCTCGGCGAGACCGTGCGCCGCCGGGTCTACGAGAATTCGGGCATTCTGCTGGAATGGGAGATCAAGCGGATCGGCAATTTCATGCCGGGACGCGAGGTTGAAATCTTTACCCCGTAGGCCTCGAATTCGTTAATCCGATCGTTAACACCCCTGTCTGCCAGCCGGATCAGGGGTGTTTCTTTTCGTGCTCATGTCTTGAGTCTCTTTTGCCATGCAAGTGTCTGATTTGTATGAGAGAGGCGGTACTGAACCGACCTATTGCGGAGGATGAATTTCCTCAATCGCTACATCAGTTAACGAAAGTAAACGCAATATTAACCATAATGGTTTTGAAGTGGGTTTCAGGCGATTGCCGTTAACCGATTCACGAAGCCGCCAGTCTGACGCAAGCGTCGGCGCATAGGTTGAGAAGTCTAGTTTGGGGGTATTTATGAGTGCCAAGCACGTGGCTGTCCTGATGGGAGGGTTTTCCTCCGAAAGGCCCGTTAGCCTTTCTTCGGGCAACGCCTGCGCGGATGCGCTCGAGCAGGTGGGATATCGCGTCACACGCGTCGATGTCGACCGCAACGTCTCCTCCGTTCTTGCCGAACTCAAGCCCGATGTCGCCTTCAATGCGCTTCACGGTCCATTCGGCGAGGATGGCACCATCCAGGGTGTGCTCGAATACCTGCAGATTCCCTACACTCATTCCGGCGTGCTTGCCTCGGCGCTGGCCATGGACAAGCAGCAGGCGAAATGCGTGGCGATGGCGCACGGCATTCCGGTCGCGCCGGCCCGCGTGATGAACCGCTTCGAGATCGGCGAAAAGCATCCGATCGAGCCGCCTTATGTGGTCAAGCCGGTCACGGAAGGTTCGTCCTTCGGTGTCGTCATCGTCAAGGAAGACCAGTCGCATCCGCCGCAGTTCCTGGCCTCATCGGAGTGGAAGTACGGCGACCGCGTCATGGTCGAGCGTTACATTCCCGGACGGGAATTGACCTGTGGCGTCATGGGTGACGAGGCGCTCTGCGTGACGGAAGTATTGCCGCAGGGCAACACATTTTATGATTACGAGTCGAAGTATGCGCCGGGTGGATCAAAACATGTCCTTCCGGCGGAAATTTCACCGATTATTTACCAAAAAATACAAACACTGGCTCTCCAGGCGCATCGTGCCATCGGGTGTCGCGGCGTCAGCCGCTCGGACTTCCGGTTCGACGATAGCGCTGGTGGGGAAGGTGAGATTATCTGGCTGGAAGTGAACACGCAGCCCGGCATGACCGCGACCTCGCTCGTACCGGAAATGGCCCAGCACAAGGGTCTTTCCTTTGGTGAATTTCTCCGTTGGATGGTGGAGGACGCGTCGTGCCTGCGTTGAAGCTGCAAAGTCTGAAGAGACAATCGGGGCGGGAGCCTGTCGCTCCTGTGTCGCAGCAGAAGGTGATGGTTCTGCCGCGTCCGGTTCGGCGCGTGGTTCGCTTCATGTCGAGCCTCGCCGGTGGACGGGTGCATATTCCGGAGCACGTCGGAACCGTCTCGGCGATCGCATTTCTCGCCTCTGTCGGCATCTACGGCATGGTCCTGGGTGGACATGCGGATGCCGTTGCCCAGGCGACGACGACCGC
Proteins encoded in this region:
- a CDS encoding UDP-N-acetylmuramoylalanyl-D-glutamyl-2,6-diaminopimelate--D-alanyl-D-alanine ligase: MSHLWTISDMMKAMTGRPIGHLPEGISGISIDSRSIGPGEAFFAIKGDRVDGHDFATKAVAGGAALLVVSEGKLPALGRLTAPMIVVDDVLAALCRLAVAARARTAARIIGVTGSVGKTTTKEMLRHTLAPSGRVHAAVASFNNHWGVPLTLARMPADTEYGVFEIGMNHPNEIRPLVKMVRPHVAIITTIAAAHLGNFSGLEEIAAAKAEIFEGVEPNGHAILNRDNAQFDFLDDAALAAGVAHIHTFGQHAKADYRLVEYEGDGESGLVVAEIDGQMRDVVIGAAGRHVAENAMAVLGAVKLAGADLDAAIAALGALSPVKGRGERHSLAIAGGTFTLIDESYNANPASMRAAIALLASSKPTGEGRRIAVLGDMREMGAFSHDVHAELATPLLAAGISDVWLAGPDMAALRDALPSNVQVEYREKTEDLAEFVVGSIRPGDVLMVKSSLGTGFGKIVSALLDNYSAFSDTGGNA
- a CDS encoding UDP-N-acetylmuramoyl-L-alanyl-D-glutamate--2,6-diaminopimelate ligase produces the protein MKLRDLAGNGFPEIDAKLRGAEGDLAVTGLSSDSRKVSPGMLFVALAGTKADGATFAADAEKNGAVAIVSGVDIPGLSVPILVVFEPRRFLAIAAANFFGAQPETMIAVTGTAGKTSVASFTRQIWTAAGLSSASIGTTGVVAPGRNEYGSLTTPDPVALHHILSELADAGVTHAAMEASSHGLDQCRLDGVKLAAAAFTNLGRDHMDYHPTVEDYMDAKMRLFRVLLPKGSPAVIYADDAWSEKAIAVAREAGHEVLTVGRKGNFLSLKRVEHFRHKQVAEIHHGDDIYEVDIPLAGDFQVANALVSAGLAIATGVAPKVAMRALEKLEGAAGRLELVGHTKDGALAYVDYAHKPDALENVLSSVRPFTTGKVVVVFGCGGDRDKGKRPIMGEIAGRLADVVIVTDDNPRSEVPQTIRSEIMAAVPSATEIADRGEAIRHAVAMLGAGDTLIVAGKGHEEGQTANGVTVPFSDHKEILKALEGLKA
- a CDS encoding peptidoglycan D,D-transpeptidase FtsI family protein; amino-acid sequence: MSFLSRVMTLKSRAHVSTGQRGRSVDSSFDGAVKMRSQLARNRLIIIVAGFVAVYGVVGARLVQYGMTPSETVSSIGPADQLMASRPDILDRNGEVLATDIRTVSLYAEPNKIVDPDEAVELLSTVLPDLDIKKTYEKLSSKTYFQWLRRQLTPKQQSQILSLGIPGIGFRPEKRRFYPGGPVAAHILGLVNIDNRGIAGMEKYIDGQGLGALAAAGLTSNAPLEPVRLSIDLRVQSILHDVLVDAKEGYEAIAAGGVVLNAKTGEVLAMASIPDFDPNNPYNALEKDRLNRMSAGVYEMGSTFKTFTIAMGLDSGLVKMSDMFDASKPLYIGGFAIHDYHNLGRALSVKDVFVHSSNVGSARMADVVGIDGHKEFLTRLGLLSRMDTELPEVATPTQPKVWKKINSMTIAFGHGVATTPLQTAVAGAAIMNGGKLIEPTFLPRTEAQADEVATQVLKPTTVANMRYLFRANAVLGSGKRANITGFDVGGKTGTADKVINGRYSSKHNFNAFLAAFPIDDPQYVVLTFIDDPKTGARGDNTAASTASPMVGEIIRRAAPLLGVQPKFGPDGEALLVSY
- the mraY gene encoding phospho-N-acetylmuramoyl-pentapeptide-transferase; the protein is MLLWLVDFADHLQFFNLFRYITFRTGAAVFTSAMIVFLFGPSIISSLRIRQGKGQPIRADGPQTHFKKAGTPTMGGLMILAGIIGSSMLWADLSNIYVVATLLVTLGFGAIGFYDDYLKVTKQTEKGFSARARLGIEFVIAAIAVLAMMLMSEHSEPNGAKLATSIAFPFFKDFVLDIGWFFILFGGFVVVGAGNAVNFTDGLDGLAIVPVIIAAASFGAISYLAGNAVFANYLQINFVPGTGELAVVLGAVIGAGMGFLWFNAPPAAIFMGDTGSLALGGLIGTVAVATKHEIVMAIIGGLFVMETLSVIIQVGYFKMTGKRVFLMAPIHHHFEKLGWTESQVVIRFWIIAMALAMLGLSTLKIR